One genomic window of Glycine soja cultivar W05 chromosome 9, ASM419377v2, whole genome shotgun sequence includes the following:
- the LOC114366966 gene encoding uncharacterized protein LOC114366966 isoform X1 — protein MTMQISSKTFDRAPSIRQLFPPKNLEEGNGCDTCSVQFINHQCDTPESRIHQCYSSKPLMLEDGTPSPRNSISSIPSNSIEHAVSIYQQVDRSSTSAISPLQVNDQMVIQHINSSEPPSSSFPAFRDKVPMNLHMYLPLYRASLKGDWEKANEFLNLHPGAENAMISRGWETALHISAGARRTKFVEELVKRMRTTDLEIQNKDNNTALCFAAASGVTKIAKLMVDRNRNLPVIRGSEGVTPLYIATLLGQRDMVWYLYSVTNHEILKTEDYFSLLIAAISTDLYDFALHVLECQPQLATYHGLNGETALHVLAKKPSSFTSGIQLGIWERCIYPWIQVKLANDYRCQSSIFQSQAPLTFQVADNLLVTGLCQAVKYIVPGFEAVQKKKTLNAQALKLVQRLWELIVSSDEIQHGDLIKSPLSRPLFIAAESGIPEIVIELLYSYPDLLWKVDGQNRSLFHIAIMHRQEKIFNLIYDIGAHKDLITSYRDNNNHNILHLAGKLAPSEQLHVVSGAALQMQRELLWFKEVEKIIQPLFKEIKDSQGRTPQMLFTEEHKELAKEGEKWLKNTASSCMLVATLITTVMFAAIFTVPGGNNNNNGYPIFMHTTSFKVFALSDALALFSSVISVLMFLSILTSRYAQEDFLVSLPRRLSVGIATLFFSIITMLIAFGATFFIVLGHQLAWIVIPTTLVACIPAILFALLQFPLLVDTISCTYGAGVFSR, from the exons ATGACAATGCAAATCTCAAGTAAAACATTTGATCGAGCACCAAGTATTCGGCAGCTATTTCCACCCAAAAATCTTGAGGAAGGCAACGGATGTGACACATGTTCTGTTCAGTTCATCAACCATCAATGTGACACACCAGAAAGCAGAATCCATCAATGCTATAGTTCAAAACCACTTATGTTAGAAGATGGGACTCCTAGCCCCAGAAATTCCATATCTTCTATTCCTTCCAATTCCATTGAACATGCTGTATCAATATATCAACAAGTTGATCGGTCAAGTACTTCTGCGATTTCACCTCTTCAAGTTAATGATCAAATGGTTATTCAACACATTAATTCTTCAGAACCCCCCTCAAGTTCATTTCCGGCCTTCA GAGATAAAGTACCAATGAATCTTCACATGTATTTGCCCTTATATAGAGCTTCATTGAAAGGTGATTGGGAGAAGGCCAATGAGTTCCTAAATTTGCATCCTGGTGCGGAGAATGCCATGATTTCAAGAGGGTGGGAAACAGCTCTTCATATTTCAGCTGGGGCTCGACGCACCAAATTTGTGGAGGAACTTGTCAAAAGAATGAGAACTACAGACTTGGAAATTCAAAACAAAGATAACAACACTGCACTTTGTTTTGCTGCTGCATCTGGGGTTACCAAGATAGCAAAGCTGATGGTTGATAGGAATAGAAACTTGCCAGTTATACGAGGTAGTGAAGGTGTGACACCACTTTATATAGCTACATTACTGGGCCAAAGGGACATGGTTTGGTATCTCTATTCAGTGACCAATCATGAGATTCTAAAAACTGAAGACTACTTTAGCCTATTGATTGCTGCTATATCTACAGATTTATATG ATTTTGCCTTACATGTACTTGAGTGTCAACCACAATTAGCAACTTATCATGGTTTGAATGGGGAGACAGCTTTACACGTGTTAGCAAAAAAACCTTCATCATTTACCAGTGGCATTCAACTAGGAATCTGGGAAAGATGCATCTATCCAT ggATCCAAGTCAAACTAGCAAATGACTATAGATGCCAGTCTAGCATCTTCCAATCCCAGGCACCTTTGACTTTTCAAG ttgcagATAACCTATTGGTGACTGGACTCTGTCAGGCTGTCAAATATATTG TACCAGGATTTGAAGCAGTTCAGAAGAAAAAGACATTGAACGCACAGGCATTAAAGTTAGTGCAACGTCTTTGGGAACTGATAGTGTCTTCAGACGAAATACAACATGGAGACTTAATTAAAAGCCCTTTGTCACGGCCCCTATTTATTGCTGCTGAATCTGGGATACCTGAGATTGTAATTGAGCTTCTTTACTCATATCCAGATCTACTTTGGAAAGTTGACGGCCAAAATAGAAGTCTTTTTCACATTGCAATCATGCATCGTCAGGAGAAAATATTTAACCTGATTTATGACATAGGGGCACACAAGGATCTGATAACTTCATACAGAGATAATAACAATCACAATATACTGCATTTGGCTGGAAAATTGGCCCCTTCAGAACAACTTCATGTTGTATCTGGTGCAGCGCTGCAGATGCAAAGGGAATTATTGTGGTTCAAG GAGGTGGAAAAGATCATACAGCCTCTATTCAAGGAGATTAAGGATTCTCAAGGTAGGACACCTCAAATGTTATTCACTGAGGAACACAAGGAGTTGGCCAAAGAAGGAGAGAAGTGGCTGAAGAACACTGCTTCATCATGCATGCTAGTTGCAACACTTATTACCACTGTGATGTTTGCAGCAATCTTTACAGTACCAGGCgggaacaacaacaataatggaTATCCCATTTTTATGCACACTACATCCTTCAAAGTTTTCGCTCTCTCAGATGCTCTTGCATTGTTCTCCTCAGTAATATCTGTATTGATGTTTTTGTCCATACTCACCTCAAGATATGCACAGGAAGATTTCCTTGTGTCACTACCTAGAAGGTTGAGTGTTGGCATTGCAACCCTTTTCTTCTCCATCATTACAATGCTCATAGCTTTTGGTGCAACATTTTTCATTGTACTTGGACATCAATTGGCTTGGATTGTCATTCCAACAACCCTTGTTGCTTGTATCCCTGCAATATTGTTTGCCCTTTTACAGTTTCCTCTTCTTGTTGATACAATCTCATGTACATATGGAGCTGGCGTATTTTCTCGTTGA
- the LOC114366966 gene encoding uncharacterized protein LOC114366966 isoform X2: MTMQISSKTFDRAPSIRQLFPPKNLEEGNGCDTCSVQFINHQCDTPESRIHQCYSSKPLMLEDGTPSPRNSISSIPSNSIEHAVSIYQQVDRSSTSAISPLQVNDQMVIQHINSSEPPSSSFPAFRDKVPMNLHMYLPLYRASLKGDWEKANEFLNLHPGAENAMISRGWETALHISAGARRTKFVEELVKRMRTTDLEIQNKDNNTALCFAAASGVTKIAKLMVDRNRNLPVIRGSEGVTPLYIATLLGQRDMVWYLYSVTNHEILKTEDYFSLLIAAISTDLYDFALHVLECQPQLATYHGLNGETALHVLAKKPSSFTSGIQLGIWERCIYPWIQVKLANDYRCQSSIFQSQAPLTFQDNLLVTGLCQAVKYIVPGFEAVQKKKTLNAQALKLVQRLWELIVSSDEIQHGDLIKSPLSRPLFIAAESGIPEIVIELLYSYPDLLWKVDGQNRSLFHIAIMHRQEKIFNLIYDIGAHKDLITSYRDNNNHNILHLAGKLAPSEQLHVVSGAALQMQRELLWFKEVEKIIQPLFKEIKDSQGRTPQMLFTEEHKELAKEGEKWLKNTASSCMLVATLITTVMFAAIFTVPGGNNNNNGYPIFMHTTSFKVFALSDALALFSSVISVLMFLSILTSRYAQEDFLVSLPRRLSVGIATLFFSIITMLIAFGATFFIVLGHQLAWIVIPTTLVACIPAILFALLQFPLLVDTISCTYGAGVFSR, from the exons ATGACAATGCAAATCTCAAGTAAAACATTTGATCGAGCACCAAGTATTCGGCAGCTATTTCCACCCAAAAATCTTGAGGAAGGCAACGGATGTGACACATGTTCTGTTCAGTTCATCAACCATCAATGTGACACACCAGAAAGCAGAATCCATCAATGCTATAGTTCAAAACCACTTATGTTAGAAGATGGGACTCCTAGCCCCAGAAATTCCATATCTTCTATTCCTTCCAATTCCATTGAACATGCTGTATCAATATATCAACAAGTTGATCGGTCAAGTACTTCTGCGATTTCACCTCTTCAAGTTAATGATCAAATGGTTATTCAACACATTAATTCTTCAGAACCCCCCTCAAGTTCATTTCCGGCCTTCA GAGATAAAGTACCAATGAATCTTCACATGTATTTGCCCTTATATAGAGCTTCATTGAAAGGTGATTGGGAGAAGGCCAATGAGTTCCTAAATTTGCATCCTGGTGCGGAGAATGCCATGATTTCAAGAGGGTGGGAAACAGCTCTTCATATTTCAGCTGGGGCTCGACGCACCAAATTTGTGGAGGAACTTGTCAAAAGAATGAGAACTACAGACTTGGAAATTCAAAACAAAGATAACAACACTGCACTTTGTTTTGCTGCTGCATCTGGGGTTACCAAGATAGCAAAGCTGATGGTTGATAGGAATAGAAACTTGCCAGTTATACGAGGTAGTGAAGGTGTGACACCACTTTATATAGCTACATTACTGGGCCAAAGGGACATGGTTTGGTATCTCTATTCAGTGACCAATCATGAGATTCTAAAAACTGAAGACTACTTTAGCCTATTGATTGCTGCTATATCTACAGATTTATATG ATTTTGCCTTACATGTACTTGAGTGTCAACCACAATTAGCAACTTATCATGGTTTGAATGGGGAGACAGCTTTACACGTGTTAGCAAAAAAACCTTCATCATTTACCAGTGGCATTCAACTAGGAATCTGGGAAAGATGCATCTATCCAT ggATCCAAGTCAAACTAGCAAATGACTATAGATGCCAGTCTAGCATCTTCCAATCCCAGGCACCTTTGACTTTTCAAG ATAACCTATTGGTGACTGGACTCTGTCAGGCTGTCAAATATATTG TACCAGGATTTGAAGCAGTTCAGAAGAAAAAGACATTGAACGCACAGGCATTAAAGTTAGTGCAACGTCTTTGGGAACTGATAGTGTCTTCAGACGAAATACAACATGGAGACTTAATTAAAAGCCCTTTGTCACGGCCCCTATTTATTGCTGCTGAATCTGGGATACCTGAGATTGTAATTGAGCTTCTTTACTCATATCCAGATCTACTTTGGAAAGTTGACGGCCAAAATAGAAGTCTTTTTCACATTGCAATCATGCATCGTCAGGAGAAAATATTTAACCTGATTTATGACATAGGGGCACACAAGGATCTGATAACTTCATACAGAGATAATAACAATCACAATATACTGCATTTGGCTGGAAAATTGGCCCCTTCAGAACAACTTCATGTTGTATCTGGTGCAGCGCTGCAGATGCAAAGGGAATTATTGTGGTTCAAG GAGGTGGAAAAGATCATACAGCCTCTATTCAAGGAGATTAAGGATTCTCAAGGTAGGACACCTCAAATGTTATTCACTGAGGAACACAAGGAGTTGGCCAAAGAAGGAGAGAAGTGGCTGAAGAACACTGCTTCATCATGCATGCTAGTTGCAACACTTATTACCACTGTGATGTTTGCAGCAATCTTTACAGTACCAGGCgggaacaacaacaataatggaTATCCCATTTTTATGCACACTACATCCTTCAAAGTTTTCGCTCTCTCAGATGCTCTTGCATTGTTCTCCTCAGTAATATCTGTATTGATGTTTTTGTCCATACTCACCTCAAGATATGCACAGGAAGATTTCCTTGTGTCACTACCTAGAAGGTTGAGTGTTGGCATTGCAACCCTTTTCTTCTCCATCATTACAATGCTCATAGCTTTTGGTGCAACATTTTTCATTGTACTTGGACATCAATTGGCTTGGATTGTCATTCCAACAACCCTTGTTGCTTGTATCCCTGCAATATTGTTTGCCCTTTTACAGTTTCCTCTTCTTGTTGATACAATCTCATGTACATATGGAGCTGGCGTATTTTCTCGTTGA